The following are encoded together in the Panicum virgatum strain AP13 chromosome 6K, P.virgatum_v5, whole genome shotgun sequence genome:
- the LOC120712727 gene encoding histone H2B.1-like isoform X2, translated as MAPKAQKKMPKAEKGLPAGKSADKDNEKRKKKVRKSMEVYTLYIFKVLKQVHPNMGISSQAMSIMNSFINDLFEKLMAEAAKLARYNKKFTITSREI; from the exons ATGGCACCTAAGGCCCAGAA GAAGATGCCTAAGGCTGAGAAGGGGCTGCCGGCCGGCAAGTCCGCCGACAAGGACAACGAGAAGCGCAAGAAGAAGGTGAGGAAGAGCATGGAGGTATACACGTTATACATCTTCAAGGTGCTCAAGCAGGTCCACCCCAACATGGGCATCTCCTCCCAGGCTATGTCCATCATGAACTCGTTCATCAACGATCTTTTTGAGAAGCTGATGGCGGAGGCGGCCAAGCTTGCGCGGTACAACAAGAAGTTCACCATCACCTCCCGTGAGATCTAG
- the LOC120712727 gene encoding histone H2B.2-like isoform X1: MAPKAQKKPVAEEPATEKALGGKMPKAEKGLPAGKSADKDNEKRKKKVRKSMEVYTLYIFKVLKQVHPNMGISSQAMSIMNSFINDLFEKLMAEAAKLARYNKKFTITSREI; this comes from the coding sequence ATGGCACCTAAGGCCCAGAAGAAGCCCGTTGCGGAGGAGCCGGCGACTGAGAAGGCCCTAGGGGGGAAGATGCCTAAGGCTGAGAAGGGGCTGCCGGCCGGCAAGTCCGCCGACAAGGACAACGAGAAGCGCAAGAAGAAGGTGAGGAAGAGCATGGAGGTATACACGTTATACATCTTCAAGGTGCTCAAGCAGGTCCACCCCAACATGGGCATCTCCTCCCAGGCTATGTCCATCATGAACTCGTTCATCAACGATCTTTTTGAGAAGCTGATGGCGGAGGCGGCCAAGCTTGCGCGGTACAACAAGAAGTTCACCATCACCTCCCGTGAGATCTAG